The following proteins are encoded in a genomic region of Natrinema sp. HArc-T2:
- a CDS encoding 50S ribosomal protein L18, which yields MATGPRYKVPMRRRREVRTDYHQRLRLLKSGKPRLVARKSNKHTTAQLITPGPQGDETLASAHSSDLAEYGWEAPTSNISAAYLTGLLAGTRAVEAGLEEAVLDIGLNTATPGNKVFAVQEGAIDAGLEIPHNDSVLADWSRTRGEHIAEYAEQLDEPLYSGDFDATELPEHFDEVREAILE from the coding sequence ATGGCGACAGGACCACGATACAAAGTGCCGATGCGGCGTCGCCGTGAGGTCCGGACGGACTACCACCAGAGGTTGCGCCTGCTGAAATCGGGTAAGCCCCGCCTCGTCGCTCGCAAGAGCAACAAGCACACTACGGCGCAGCTGATCACTCCCGGACCTCAGGGAGACGAGACGCTCGCAAGCGCACACTCGAGCGATCTGGCGGAGTACGGCTGGGAAGCACCCACGAGCAACATTTCCGCGGCGTACCTGACCGGCCTGCTGGCCGGCACACGGGCCGTCGAAGCCGGTCTCGAGGAGGCAGTCCTCGACATCGGCCTCAACACGGCCACGCCCGGCAACAAGGTGTTCGCGGTACAGGAGGGCGCGATCGATGCCGGCCTCGAGATTCCGCACAACGACAGCGTACTCGCAGACTGGTCGCGCACCCGCGGCGAGCACATCGCCGAGTACGCCGAACAGCTCGACGAGCCGCTGTACAGCGGTGACTTCGACGCAACCGAGCTTCCAGAACACTTCGACGAGGTACGAGAGGCGATTCTCGAATGA
- a CDS encoding 50S ribosomal protein L5, producing the protein MSEADAGEFHEMREPRVEKVVVHMGVGQGGRELGKAEDIIEEVTGQQSVRTQAKKTEPDFGIRQGDPIGTKVTLRDDDAHAFLEKALPLADISATQFDDTGNFSFGVEEHTDFPSQEYDPNVGIYGLDVTVNLVRPGYRIAKRDKATRSIPSSHRLTHEDAITFLEANFDVSVEGPDDE; encoded by the coding sequence ATGAGCGAAGCTGACGCAGGCGAGTTCCACGAGATGCGCGAGCCGCGCGTCGAAAAAGTCGTCGTCCACATGGGCGTCGGCCAGGGTGGCCGCGAACTCGGCAAGGCCGAGGACATCATCGAGGAAGTCACGGGCCAACAGAGCGTCCGGACCCAGGCGAAAAAGACCGAACCCGACTTCGGGATTCGCCAGGGCGACCCGATCGGCACGAAGGTCACCCTTCGTGACGACGACGCCCACGCGTTCCTCGAGAAAGCGCTGCCGCTCGCGGACATCTCCGCGACGCAGTTCGACGACACCGGCAACTTCAGCTTCGGTGTCGAGGAACACACCGACTTCCCGAGCCAGGAGTACGATCCGAACGTCGGGATCTACGGGCTGGACGTCACCGTCAACCTGGTGCGTCCCGGCTACCGTATCGCCAAGCGAGACAAGGCGACCCGTTCGATCCCCTCGAGCCACCGACTGACCCACGAGGACGCCATCACGTTCCTCGAAGCGAACTTCGACGTCAGCGTGGAGGGCCCAGACGATGAGTGA
- a CDS encoding 50S ribosomal protein L19e, with protein sequence MTDLSAQKRLAADVLDVGENRVWLDPEAQADIAEAITRDEIRELVDDGRIQADDASGNSRGRARERNAKRAYGHQKGHGKRRGKKGARQNEKEEWQSKIRAQRRKLRELRDKGELTPTQYRELYKKAGGGEFRSVRYLLNYIDDNYGDQ encoded by the coding sequence ATGACTGATCTCTCCGCACAGAAGCGACTGGCAGCCGACGTTTTGGACGTCGGCGAGAACCGCGTCTGGCTCGACCCCGAAGCCCAAGCTGACATCGCCGAAGCGATCACTCGCGACGAAATCCGTGAACTCGTCGACGACGGTCGCATTCAGGCCGACGATGCCTCGGGCAACTCCCGCGGTCGCGCCCGCGAGCGCAACGCAAAGCGTGCCTACGGCCACCAGAAGGGCCACGGTAAGCGCCGCGGCAAGAAGGGCGCACGCCAGAACGAGAAAGAAGAATGGCAGAGCAAGATCCGCGCACAGCGACGGAAACTGCGCGAACTCCGCGACAAGGGCGAGCTGACGCCCACGCAGTACCGCGAGCTTTACAAGAAGGCTGGCGGTGGGGAGTTCCGTAGCGTCCGGTACCTGTTGAACTATATCGACGACAACTACGGTGACCAATAA
- a CDS encoding cbb3-type cytochrome c oxidase subunit I, which produces MSDLPPMRSVKRWLVTTNHKDVGILYLATSLFFLIFGGVLALLFRAHLWESGGLMLGGETLLTNDQYYQSVTGHGLIMVFWFLSPIASGFANYFVPLQIGAKDLAFPRLNALSYWFYLFSGILFIISFFQGGSFSGGWTMYAPLNVPMYTSVMEATAGGNAAILGVVLFTFSVTIGTVNFLTTMHRSRAEGMGMWNLPMFSWSWLLTAWMMLFAFAALLAAVMLQSIDRLFLTQYFATNEGSSLLWAHIFWFFGHPEVYIVYFPALGVLFETFQTFTGRRLVGRKWVMIAMVLVAVQSFLVWMHHMFLSTINLPIKTLFMATTIGISLPFDLMVFAMIYTMIKGRIRFTTPFLFSLGALLLFILGGITGVFLGAVVLDYEFRGTYWVVAHFHYVMVSGVTALIGGLYYWWPKISGKMYSERLGKLSFAVYFFGFNLLYFPMFLTWETPRRIFHYNESAQLYHQLATAGAFVLGLGFLLVFVTLAKSFISGPDAPDNPWAHSRTAEWAIPSPPPLENWPDRPSYASGSLEFVDDTPTATDGGIAQGATATATATHEEEHADHASIWPFGIGVATFTFFLGLSGMTPYVYDFVQSNIHSGDFVTLAEAPPKSVVYPALTGLGIVLLGITLFQFGREQFTAPEMEVAERWPFGGINNEKLGVWFFLASDVVVFGAAIGAFVFMRLNMGWNNWHLASITEAGLFNTYVLLTSSFAVVIAHVMAERGNKKGLLGALTTTVLLGFVFMGVKAFEYTSKFADGHYWFSGLEYSIYFVTTGLHALHVILGLLIAGFMIYRVVTVDAYLEDHMPVEYFGLYWHFVDIVWVFLFPLFYLM; this is translated from the coding sequence ATGAGTGATCTTCCGCCGATGCGGTCGGTCAAGCGGTGGTTGGTAACGACCAACCACAAGGACGTCGGGATTCTGTACCTCGCGACGTCGCTGTTCTTCCTGATCTTCGGCGGCGTCCTCGCGCTGCTGTTCCGGGCCCACCTGTGGGAATCGGGTGGCCTGATGCTCGGTGGCGAGACGCTGCTGACGAACGATCAGTACTACCAGTCGGTGACGGGCCATGGACTGATAATGGTCTTCTGGTTCCTCTCACCGATCGCATCCGGCTTCGCGAACTACTTCGTCCCGCTTCAGATCGGGGCGAAAGACCTCGCGTTCCCACGACTGAACGCCCTGAGTTACTGGTTCTACCTGTTCTCGGGGATCCTGTTCATCATCTCGTTCTTCCAGGGCGGGTCGTTCTCCGGCGGCTGGACGATGTACGCCCCGCTGAACGTGCCCATGTACACGTCGGTCATGGAAGCAACGGCAGGTGGTAACGCCGCGATTCTCGGCGTCGTCCTGTTTACCTTCTCGGTCACGATCGGGACGGTTAACTTCCTGACGACGATGCACCGTTCCCGTGCCGAAGGCATGGGGATGTGGAACCTGCCGATGTTCTCCTGGTCGTGGCTACTGACGGCCTGGATGATGCTGTTCGCATTCGCCGCGCTGCTCGCGGCAGTGATGCTGCAGTCGATCGACCGACTGTTCCTCACGCAGTACTTCGCAACGAACGAGGGCTCGAGCCTGCTGTGGGCGCACATCTTCTGGTTCTTCGGTCACCCAGAGGTGTACATCGTCTACTTCCCCGCGCTCGGTGTCCTCTTCGAGACGTTCCAGACGTTCACTGGACGGCGACTGGTCGGCCGCAAGTGGGTCATGATCGCGATGGTTCTCGTTGCGGTCCAGTCGTTCCTCGTCTGGATGCACCACATGTTCCTGTCGACGATCAACCTCCCGATCAAGACGCTGTTCATGGCGACGACGATCGGGATCTCGCTGCCCTTCGACCTGATGGTGTTCGCGATGATCTACACCATGATCAAGGGTCGCATTCGGTTTACGACGCCGTTCCTGTTCTCGCTGGGTGCACTCCTGTTGTTCATCCTCGGCGGGATCACCGGCGTCTTCCTGGGTGCCGTCGTGCTCGACTACGAGTTCCGTGGCACCTACTGGGTCGTCGCGCACTTCCACTACGTGATGGTCTCCGGTGTCACCGCGCTGATCGGCGGCCTCTACTACTGGTGGCCAAAGATCTCCGGGAAGATGTACTCCGAACGACTCGGGAAGCTCAGCTTCGCCGTGTACTTCTTCGGCTTTAACCTGCTGTACTTCCCGATGTTCCTTACCTGGGAGACGCCCCGACGTATCTTCCACTACAACGAAAGCGCACAGCTCTACCACCAGCTCGCAACTGCCGGCGCGTTCGTCCTCGGGCTTGGCTTCCTGCTCGTGTTCGTGACGCTCGCAAAGAGTTTCATCTCGGGTCCCGACGCGCCCGACAACCCATGGGCGCACTCGCGGACCGCCGAATGGGCGATTCCCTCGCCCCCGCCGCTCGAGAACTGGCCGGATCGGCCAAGCTACGCCAGCGGCAGCCTCGAGTTCGTCGACGACACGCCGACCGCGACCGACGGTGGTATCGCACAGGGTGCGACTGCCACGGCAACAGCGACCCATGAGGAAGAACACGCCGATCACGCCAGCATCTGGCCGTTCGGCATCGGTGTCGCGACGTTCACGTTCTTCCTCGGCCTCAGCGGGATGACGCCGTACGTCTACGACTTCGTCCAGTCTAACATCCACAGCGGTGACTTCGTAACTCTGGCCGAGGCACCGCCGAAGAGCGTCGTCTACCCAGCCCTGACCGGGCTCGGGATCGTCCTGCTCGGGATCACGCTGTTCCAGTTCGGTCGTGAGCAGTTCACCGCACCTGAGATGGAAGTCGCCGAGCGCTGGCCGTTCGGCGGCATCAACAACGAGAAGCTGGGTGTCTGGTTCTTCCTGGCATCGGACGTCGTCGTCTTCGGTGCGGCGATCGGCGCGTTCGTCTTCATGCGCCTCAACATGGGCTGGAACAACTGGCATCTCGCTTCCATCACCGAAGCAGGACTGTTCAACACCTACGTCCTGTTGACCTCGAGTTTCGCGGTCGTCATCGCACACGTGATGGCAGAACGCGGGAACAAGAAAGGGCTACTCGGTGCGCTCACCACGACGGTCCTGCTTGGCTTCGTGTTCATGGGCGTCAAGGCCTTCGAGTACACCAGCAAGTTCGCTGACGGCCACTACTGGTTCAGTGGTCTCGAGTACTCGATCTACTTCGTGACGACCGGTCTACACGCACTGCACGTCATCCTCGGGCTGTTAATCGCCGGGTTCATGATCTACCGGGTCGTGACCGTCGACGCCTATCTCGAGGATCATATGCCAGTCGAGTACTTCGGGCTCTACTGGCACTTCGTCGACATCGTGTGGGTCTTCTTGTTCCCACTGTTCTACCTGATGTAG
- a CDS encoding 30S ribosomal protein S5, translating into MSANDYNDGGWQPVTRLGRMVQEGEIEDMETALNSGLPLKEPELVDQLLPGLEDEVLDINMVQRMTDSGRRVKFRCVVAVGNRDGFVGYAEGRDDQVGSAIQKAIGIAKLNMIKVPRGSGSWEDRSDRPHSLTRRTTGKAGSVEVEVIPAPEGLGLAASDTVRHVLELAGIENAWTKSHGNTRTTVNLAKATFNALENASQSRQPRRNRGEEREVADQ; encoded by the coding sequence ATGAGCGCAAACGACTACAACGACGGCGGTTGGCAGCCCGTCACCCGTCTCGGCCGGATGGTTCAGGAGGGCGAGATCGAGGACATGGAGACCGCCCTCAACTCGGGCCTCCCGCTGAAGGAACCCGAACTCGTCGACCAGCTCCTTCCCGGACTGGAAGACGAGGTACTGGACATCAACATGGTCCAGCGGATGACCGACTCCGGACGACGCGTGAAGTTCCGTTGCGTCGTCGCCGTCGGCAACCGCGACGGCTTCGTCGGCTACGCCGAGGGTCGAGACGACCAGGTCGGGTCTGCCATCCAGAAGGCGATCGGTATCGCGAAACTGAACATGATCAAGGTGCCCCGCGGCTCGGGCTCCTGGGAGGACCGCTCGGACCGGCCTCACTCGCTGACCCGACGGACGACCGGCAAGGCCGGCTCCGTCGAAGTCGAGGTCATCCCTGCCCCTGAAGGGCTGGGACTGGCCGCCAGTGACACCGTCCGTCACGTCCTCGAACTGGCCGGCATCGAAAACGCCTGGACCAAGAGCCACGGCAACACCCGGACGACGGTCAACCTGGCGAAGGCGACGTTCAACGCACTCGAGAACGCCTCGCAGTCGCGCCAGCCACGCCGGAACCGCGGTGAGGAACGCGAGGTGGCCGATCAATGA
- a CDS encoding 50S ribosomal protein L6 — translation MRVELEIPEDVTVEVDRFDVSVEGPEGSVTRRLWYPDVTVAVDDDQVVIESDAEDAKTNSTVGTFESHITNAVHGVTEGWEYEMEVFYSHFPMQVRVEGDEVVIENFLGEKAPRRTTIHGETDVTVDDEQLVLSGPDKEDVGQTAADIEQLTKVSGKDTRVFQDGVYITNKPAKGGV, via the coding sequence ATGCGAGTCGAACTGGAAATCCCCGAAGACGTAACCGTCGAGGTCGATCGATTCGACGTGTCCGTCGAAGGTCCCGAAGGCAGCGTTACCCGCCGTCTCTGGTACCCCGACGTGACCGTTGCAGTCGACGACGACCAGGTGGTCATCGAAAGCGACGCCGAGGACGCGAAGACGAACTCGACCGTCGGCACTTTCGAGAGTCACATCACCAACGCCGTCCACGGCGTGACCGAGGGCTGGGAGTACGAGATGGAAGTCTTCTACTCTCACTTCCCGATGCAGGTCCGCGTGGAAGGCGACGAGGTCGTCATCGAGAACTTCCTCGGCGAAAAGGCACCGCGACGCACGACTATCCACGGTGAGACCGATGTCACCGTCGACGACGAGCAACTCGTCCTGTCCGGCCCCGACAAGGAAGACGTCGGACAGACAGCGGCCGACATCGAGCAGCTGACGAAAGTCAGCGGCAAGGACACCCGTGTCTTCCAGGACGGGGTCTACATCACCAACAAACCCGCCAAAGGAGGTGTCTGA
- the coxB gene encoding cytochrome c oxidase subunit II, with protein sequence MNTIYSALIAPMQRTRVDVFESIFMVFLGLGTLVGIVVVAYTLYNAYKYRDTGGAGEDKDRPSLGELPTGGKGGKKLFLSFGISAVIVISLVIWTYTMLLYVENPTDGSNPQEEALNVDVVGDSFSWSFGYDNGIESTATLRVPADQRVFLEVTSGDVWHTFGIPEQRVKADAIPGEVDESWFEADEPGEYNIKCFELCGEFHTSMVGTLQVMEPDEYEAWMDDQLTMEFEMVDGNESPVTDGYEMTLESQEGDFEQTYTADDFDENGTITIDDVEQGGVYNVTITSTDGQFDTVEEQFDMTGPVSETYTLEMNATESDATASDTNDGGDA encoded by the coding sequence ATGAATACAATCTACAGCGCACTCATTGCCCCGATGCAGCGGACCCGCGTCGACGTGTTCGAGAGTATCTTCATGGTATTCCTCGGACTCGGGACGCTCGTTGGCATCGTCGTGGTCGCGTACACCTTGTACAACGCGTACAAGTATCGTGATACCGGCGGGGCCGGCGAAGACAAGGATCGACCGTCGCTCGGAGAGTTACCGACAGGTGGAAAGGGCGGAAAGAAGCTATTCCTCTCGTTCGGCATCAGTGCCGTCATCGTCATTTCGCTGGTGATCTGGACGTACACGATGCTGTTGTACGTCGAAAATCCCACTGACGGTAGTAACCCGCAAGAAGAAGCACTGAACGTCGATGTGGTCGGAGATAGTTTCTCGTGGTCATTCGGGTACGACAACGGGATCGAATCGACGGCGACGCTTCGCGTCCCGGCTGACCAACGGGTCTTCCTCGAGGTGACGTCAGGCGACGTCTGGCATACGTTCGGCATACCCGAGCAACGGGTAAAAGCCGACGCGATCCCGGGCGAAGTTGACGAGAGCTGGTTCGAGGCTGACGAACCCGGCGAGTACAACATCAAGTGTTTCGAACTCTGTGGCGAGTTCCACACCTCGATGGTTGGGACGCTTCAGGTCATGGAACCTGACGAGTACGAAGCATGGATGGACGACCAGCTGACGATGGAGTTCGAGATGGTCGACGGCAACGAGTCCCCCGTGACGGACGGCTACGAGATGACACTCGAGAGCCAGGAAGGGGACTTTGAGCAAACGTACACCGCCGATGACTTCGACGAGAACGGAACGATCACGATCGACGATGTCGAGCAGGGTGGTGTCTACAACGTGACGATCACGTCGACCGACGGTCAGTTCGATACTGTCGAAGAGCAGTTCGACATGACCGGTCCGGTCAGCGAGACCTACACGCTCGAGATGAACGCAACGGAAAGTGATGCTACTGCAAGCGATACGAACGACGGAGGTGACGCCTGA
- the secY gene encoding preprotein translocase subunit SecY, giving the protein MGWKEAAEPVLTRMPAVRRPEGHVPFKEKLMWTAGILMLYFFLTNITLLGVQTGQGGDLFGQFRAILAGSQGSVLQVGIGPIVTASIVLQLLGGANLLGLDTDDPRDQVLYQGLQKLLVVVMVALTALPMVFAGGFLPAQPSLQLGGLALEQTQVQLLIFAQIFVGGVLILYMDEVVSKWGVGSGIGLFIIAGVSQRLVAGLIQPTTGGFFFDWYRILTGQVEVGSLVSGAGLQTLLIGDGHIIALLTTLLIFGIVVYAESVRVEIPLSHARVKGARGRFPVKLIYASVLPMILVRAVQANVQFMGQILNRQWAGMPAWLGSYSGGQPDGGFFYYVSPIYSPQDWMWWTASVSQEWWQVMIRIGIDVTFMVVGGAIFAIFWVETTDMGPESTAKQIQNSGMQIPGFRQNVGVIEKVMERYIPQVTVIGGALVGLLAVWANMLGTIGSVSGTGLLLAVSITYKLYEEIAEEQLMEMHPMMRQMFGNE; this is encoded by the coding sequence ATGGGATGGAAGGAAGCCGCTGAACCGGTCCTGACGAGGATGCCAGCAGTACGCCGTCCGGAAGGGCACGTCCCCTTCAAAGAGAAGCTGATGTGGACGGCCGGGATCCTCATGTTGTATTTCTTCCTGACGAACATCACGCTGCTCGGCGTGCAGACGGGCCAGGGGGGCGACCTCTTTGGGCAGTTCCGCGCGATCCTCGCGGGCTCCCAGGGGTCGGTGCTCCAGGTCGGTATCGGACCGATCGTCACCGCGAGCATCGTCTTGCAGTTGCTCGGCGGTGCGAACCTGCTCGGGCTCGATACGGACGATCCGCGTGATCAGGTCCTCTACCAGGGCCTTCAGAAGCTGCTGGTCGTCGTGATGGTTGCGTTGACTGCGCTCCCGATGGTGTTCGCCGGCGGCTTCCTGCCAGCCCAGCCATCGCTGCAACTCGGTGGACTTGCCCTCGAACAGACGCAGGTCCAGTTGCTCATCTTCGCCCAGATCTTCGTTGGCGGGGTCCTCATCCTCTATATGGACGAGGTCGTCAGCAAGTGGGGTGTCGGTAGCGGGATCGGCCTGTTCATCATCGCCGGCGTGAGCCAGCGATTGGTCGCTGGACTCATCCAGCCCACGACTGGCGGGTTCTTCTTCGACTGGTACCGCATTCTGACCGGGCAGGTCGAAGTCGGCTCGCTCGTCTCGGGTGCCGGTCTGCAAACACTGTTGATCGGCGACGGGCACATCATCGCGTTGCTGACGACGCTGCTGATCTTCGGGATCGTCGTCTACGCGGAGTCGGTCCGCGTCGAGATCCCGCTGAGCCACGCACGGGTCAAAGGCGCACGCGGTCGCTTCCCCGTAAAGCTCATCTACGCGAGCGTCCTGCCGATGATCCTCGTTCGTGCAGTGCAGGCGAACGTCCAGTTCATGGGCCAGATCCTCAACCGGCAGTGGGCCGGAATGCCAGCCTGGCTGGGCTCCTATTCGGGAGGCCAGCCCGACGGCGGGTTCTTCTACTACGTCTCGCCGATCTACTCGCCACAGGACTGGATGTGGTGGACGGCAAGCGTCTCCCAGGAGTGGTGGCAAGTGATGATCCGGATCGGCATCGACGTCACGTTCATGGTCGTCGGTGGCGCGATCTTCGCCATCTTCTGGGTCGAGACGACGGACATGGGTCCCGAATCGACGGCAAAACAGATTCAGAACTCCGGGATGCAGATTCCCGGCTTCCGACAGAACGTCGGCGTCATCGAGAAGGTCATGGAGCGGTACATTCCGCAGGTGACTGTTATCGGTGGCGCGCTGGTCGGCCTGCTGGCCGTCTGGGCGAACATGCTTGGTACCATCGGGTCCGTCTCCGGAACGGGGCTGCTGCTGGCTGTCTCCATCACGTACAAGCTCTACGAGGAGATCGCCGAAGAGCAGCTCATGGAGATGCACCCGATGATGCGCCAGATGTTCGGCAACGAGTAA
- a CDS encoding cytochrome C oxidase subunit IV family protein, translating into MASIRNYALIYVALVLLATGKFVFFHFDFFTYTMAVGGTLVLAAIKVGLIAGYFQHLKYEPRAVTYTMAVAAFMVVLLTLAAGYSIQ; encoded by the coding sequence ATGGCGAGTATTCGGAACTACGCATTGATTTACGTGGCACTGGTACTGCTGGCTACGGGGAAGTTCGTCTTCTTCCACTTCGACTTCTTCACCTACACGATGGCAGTAGGCGGCACGCTGGTGCTGGCAGCCATCAAGGTCGGACTGATCGCCGGGTACTTCCAGCACCTCAAATACGAGCCACGGGCGGTCACCTACACGATGGCTGTTGCGGCGTTTATGGTCGTCCTGCTCACCCTCGCAGCAGGCTACTCGATCCAGTAA
- a CDS encoding uL15m family ribosomal protein — MTSKKRRQRGSRTHSGGTHKNRRGAGHRGGRGRAGRSKHEFHNYEPKGKHGFKRPQDIREEVLEIDVQKLDEDAILYVADDLAEETGDGYELDARDIVEDGHEADVVKVLGSGQVRNQLTVTADAFSDAAEEKLEAAGGEAVLSERGEERAAEDAEADAEQDEE, encoded by the coding sequence ATGACGAGCAAAAAACGACGCCAGCGCGGCTCGCGGACCCACAGCGGCGGCACCCACAAGAACCGACGTGGTGCGGGCCACCGCGGTGGCCGCGGCCGTGCCGGGCGGAGCAAACACGAGTTCCACAACTACGAACCGAAGGGCAAACACGGATTCAAGCGTCCGCAGGACATCCGCGAGGAGGTCCTCGAGATCGACGTCCAGAAGCTCGACGAGGACGCAATCCTCTACGTCGCGGACGATCTCGCTGAAGAGACCGGCGACGGCTACGAACTCGACGCTCGCGACATCGTCGAGGACGGCCACGAGGCCGACGTCGTCAAGGTCCTCGGCTCGGGACAGGTCCGCAACCAGCTGACGGTTACCGCGGACGCCTTCTCGGACGCAGCCGAGGAGAAACTCGAGGCCGCCGGCGGTGAGGCGGTCCTCTCCGAGCGCGGCGAGGAACGAGCCGCCGAGGACGCTGAGGCCGACGCCGAACAGGACGAGGAATAA
- a CDS encoding 30S ribosomal protein S14, protein MSESETENDQTGEHAAKRTGQIESCQRCGREQGLVGKYDINLCRQCFREIARDMGFKKYR, encoded by the coding sequence ATGAGTGAAAGCGAAACCGAAAACGACCAGACGGGCGAGCACGCCGCAAAGCGGACGGGACAGATCGAGTCCTGTCAGCGCTGTGGCCGCGAGCAGGGACTCGTCGGCAAGTACGATATCAACCTGTGCCGACAGTGCTTCCGCGAGATCGCCCGCGACATGGGATTCAAGAAGTATCGATAA
- a CDS encoding 50S ribosomal protein L30 produces MKAIVQVRGEVNRQEDVQDTLEMLNIHSVNHCALVPETDAYNGMVAKVNDYVAHGEPNADVLETLLVKRAEPLEGKQADVDEEWLADNTDYDDFGALAEALLAEETTLRDEGLSPTLRLHPPRGGHEGIKKPTAEGGQLGKHTTGEINDLLESMR; encoded by the coding sequence ATGAAAGCGATCGTCCAGGTTCGCGGCGAAGTCAACCGACAGGAAGACGTCCAGGACACCCTGGAGATGCTCAACATCCACAGCGTCAACCACTGTGCACTCGTCCCCGAGACCGACGCGTACAACGGGATGGTCGCCAAGGTCAACGACTACGTTGCCCACGGCGAACCCAACGCCGACGTGCTCGAGACGCTGCTTGTAAAGCGTGCCGAGCCCCTCGAGGGCAAGCAGGCAGACGTCGACGAGGAGTGGCTCGCCGACAACACCGACTACGACGACTTCGGTGCGCTGGCCGAGGCGCTGCTCGCCGAGGAGACGACGCTGCGCGACGAAGGGCTGTCGCCGACGCTTCGACTCCACCCGCCACGTGGCGGTCACGAAGGTATCAAGAAACCGACGGCCGAAGGCGGCCAACTCGGAAAGCATACAACAGGAGAGATTAACGACCTCCTAGAATCGATGCGATAA
- a CDS encoding 50S ribosomal protein L32e: MADDQSEPQELEDISGVGSSKAEALRDAGFESIEDVKEADQDGLAEADGIGNALAARIKADVGDLEVTEETEAEIEDEGVEEEAEPEEEVETELQPRGLTEKTPDLSEDEERLLNRRKSEGKPQFNRQDYHKKKRTPESWRRPRGTLSKQRRGVKGKGPTVQAGFRTPKAVRGKHPSGFEEVYVENLDDLEGVDGSREAVRIASAVGARKRERIEEEAEEQGVRVLNPTYEEVEVEADD; encoded by the coding sequence ATGGCAGACGACCAATCCGAACCACAGGAACTCGAGGACATCAGCGGCGTCGGCTCGAGCAAGGCTGAAGCCCTGCGCGATGCCGGCTTCGAGTCCATCGAGGACGTCAAGGAGGCCGACCAGGATGGCCTGGCCGAGGCCGACGGCATCGGCAACGCACTCGCCGCCCGTATCAAAGCCGACGTCGGTGACCTCGAGGTCACCGAGGAGACCGAGGCTGAGATCGAAGACGAGGGTGTCGAGGAAGAAGCCGAGCCGGAAGAAGAAGTCGAGACTGAACTGCAGCCCCGCGGGCTGACCGAGAAGACGCCCGACCTCTCCGAGGACGAGGAGCGACTCCTCAACCGACGGAAGAGCGAAGGGAAACCGCAGTTCAACCGACAGGACTACCACAAGAAAAAGCGGACGCCGGAATCCTGGCGCCGACCCCGCGGCACGCTCTCGAAGCAGCGCCGCGGTGTCAAGGGCAAGGGCCCGACGGTCCAGGCTGGCTTCCGCACGCCGAAAGCCGTCCGGGGCAAACACCCCAGCGGCTTCGAGGAAGTCTACGTCGAGAACCTCGACGACCTCGAGGGTGTCGACGGCTCTCGAGAGGCGGTCCGGATCGCTTCCGCCGTTGGTGCACGCAAGCGCGAACGGATCGAAGAGGAAGCCGAGGAACAGGGCGTCCGCGTTCTGAACCCGACCTACGAGGAAGTCGAGGTGGAAGCAGATGACTGA
- a CDS encoding 30S ribosomal protein S8, whose translation MTGNDPLSNALSGLDNAESVGHLTHEVTPASNEIGSVLEVFYDRGYIDGFEYVDDGKAGQFEVELKGAINECGPIKPRYAVGAEDFEKWEKRYLPARDFGALVVTTSSGIMSHYEAREQGIGGQVIAYVY comes from the coding sequence ATGACTGGAAACGATCCACTCAGCAACGCGCTCTCGGGACTCGACAACGCCGAGAGTGTGGGTCATCTCACCCACGAGGTAACGCCCGCCTCGAACGAGATCGGCAGCGTACTCGAGGTCTTCTACGACCGCGGGTACATCGACGGCTTCGAGTACGTCGATGACGGCAAAGCCGGTCAGTTCGAGGTTGAACTGAAAGGAGCGATCAACGAATGCGGCCCCATCAAGCCCCGCTATGCCGTTGGCGCTGAGGACTTCGAGAAGTGGGAGAAGCGCTATCTCCCCGCTCGAGACTTCGGTGCGCTCGTCGTCACGACGAGCAGTGGCATCATGAGCCACTACGAGGCACGCGAGCAGGGTATTGGGGGCCAGGTGATCGCATACGTCTACTAA